The cyanobiont of Ornithocercus magnificus genome includes a region encoding these proteins:
- a CDS encoding MarC family protein, whose product MSILNTTLGLVAISEPISILPLIYKVSNHEPSKIRLISRVSSLTYLTTMLLFCWLGREFLSIIGITIYSFKIAGGLILLPIGLRLIEGGGIAPTPDLEGKNVHAFAHVPIGIPLLAGPAAISLVILEDGGGMENRIILSAVIALIATIIYSVFNLSLLFRNLINERLIETINQFTGMLLVSISIQMVISGIRIIMST is encoded by the coding sequence GTGAGCATTCTCAACACAACTCTAGGCTTAGTTGCAATCAGCGAGCCAATTAGTATTCTCCCTCTAATTTATAAGGTTTCTAATCATGAGCCGAGCAAGATTAGATTGATAAGCAGGGTTTCAAGCTTAACCTATCTTACAACTATGCTTCTTTTCTGTTGGCTTGGGAGAGAATTTTTATCAATTATTGGTATTACCATTTACTCATTTAAGATTGCAGGTGGCCTGATACTGCTGCCTATTGGACTGAGACTAATCGAGGGAGGAGGTATTGCTCCAACACCAGATCTTGAAGGCAAGAATGTCCACGCATTCGCTCATGTTCCTATTGGTATACCGCTTCTTGCTGGTCCTGCCGCAATATCACTTGTTATCCTTGAAGATGGCGGTGGTATGGAAAACAGAATTATTCTTAGTGCAGTGATAGCACTAATTGCCACAATAATTTACTCAGTCTTTAATCTATCACTGCTTTTTAGGAACTTGATCAACGAGCGTCTTATAGAAACTATTAACCAATTCACCGGTATGCTTCTAGTCTCAATTTCCATCCAGATGGTAATTTCAGGAATTAGGATAATTATGTCCACTTAA